ATCAGCATCTCGACGGTCCGGTAGCAGTCGGGCGGGCGCTCGAACAGGAAAAAGGCCGCGAAAGAGCTCGCATGAGACCAGTACTCAGGGCAGTTGCTGGCTGGCATGCGCGAGGCCCTCGATGGGCGCGCTGGCTGGCTGGAAATGAGGAAGCGGGAAGCGGGTCGAGAAGCAGCGTTCAGGCACTTATTTGCGACAGATTCTCATCATCGATCTCAATGCCGTCCTGCGTAAAGCCACTCTCCGGAGAAAACCGTTTCCCGTCACCCGCTGCCGCCCTCACTCCACCGGAATCGCCTCCAGCGCCTCGTGCAGTTCGAGCCAGCGCAGCTCGGCGTCCTCGATGCGGGCGGCGAGTTCGGCCTGGCGCTTGTGGAGCGCGGGGACTTCACTGGCCTGCGGGCCGGTGTATAGCGCGGGGTCGGCGAGCTTCGCGTCGAGTTCGGCCTTCTCCTTGTTCCACGCCGCGAGGCGTTTGTCGATCTGCTCGACCTCCTTCACCAGCGGGCGGCGCGCCACCAGGCGCGCCTGGCGCTCGGCGGCAGCCTGGGCGCGGTCGGCCTTGCGCGCGGCCTTGTCCGCCGCCTGGTCGGGACAGCCTGCCGCCGCGGTGATTTCGGCGCGGCGGGTGGCGAGCCAGTCGCGGTAGTCGTCGAGATCGCCGTCGAAGGGCTGGATGCGGCCGCCGTCGACGAGCAGGAAGCGGTCGCAGGTCGCACGCAAGAGGGCGCGGTCGTGGGAGACCAGCACCATCGCGCCTTCGTAGTCCTGCAGCGCCATCGTCAGCGCGTGGCGCATCTCGAGGTCGAGGTGGTTGGTCGGCTCGTCGAGCAGCAGCAGGTTGGGGCGCTGCCAGATCAGCAGCGCCAGCGCCAGGCGCGACTTCTCGCCGCCCGAGAACGGCCCGCAGGGCGTGGTCGCCGGCGTCGAAGTCCCACCCACACCGTCGCCGCGGAAGTCGAAGCCGCCGAGGTAGTCGCGCAGTTCCTGCTCGCGCGTCTGCGGGTCGAGGCGGACCATGTGCTGCAGCGCCGACTCGTCCGGGCGCAGGGTTTCGAGCTGGTGCTGGGCGAAGTAGCCGGTGGCCAGGCCCTTGCCTTCCAGGCGGCGGCCGCGGGCGAGCTGCAGTTCGTCGGCGAGGAGCTTGATCAGGGTCGATTTGCCGGCGCCGTTGCGCCCGAGCAGGCCAACGCGCTCGCCCGGGCGCAGGGTCAGGGTGATGCGCTCGAGCACCGTCTTGTCGCCGTAGCCGACGACGCCGTCCTCGATCTGGAGCAGCGGATCGGGCGCCGGCGGCGCGTCGCGGAAGGCGAAGCTGAAGGGCGTATCCACGTGCGCGGCGGCGATGCGCTCCATCCGTTCGAGCGCCTTGATCCGGCTCTGCGCCTGGCGCGCCTTGGTGGCCTTGGCGCGGAAGCGGCGGATGTAGTCCTCCATGTGCGCGATCTCGCGCTGCTGCTTGTCGAACATCGCCTGCTGCTGCAGCAGGCGCTCGCCGCGCTGGCGCTCGAAGTCGGAATAGCCGCCGCTGTAGAGCGCGAGCTTCTGCTGCTCGATGTGGGCGATGTGGCTGACGCAGGCGTCGAGGAACTCGCGGTCGTGCGAGATCAGCAGCAGGGTGCCGCGGTAGTCGCGCAGCCAGGCTTCGAGCCAGATCACCGCGTCGAGGTCGAGGTGGTTGGTGGGTTCGTCGAGCAGCAGCAGGTCGGAGCGGCACATCAGCGCCTGCGCCAGGTTCAGGCGCATCCGCCAGCCGCCGGAGAAGTCCGCCACCGGGCGCTCGATATCGGATTGCAGGAAGCCGAGACCGTCGAGCAGCGCCGCCGCGCGCGCACGCGCCGAATAGCCGCCGATCTCGTGCAGGCGGGCGTGGAGTTCACCGATATGGCTGCCATCGTGGGCGGCTTCCGCCGCGGCGAGCTCGGCCTCGATGCGGCGCAGCTCGGCATCGCCGTCGAGCACGTAGTCGATCGCCGCCTGCGCCAGGCCGGGCGTTTCCTGGGCGACATGGGCGATCACCCAGCCGGGCGGCAGATCGAGGTCGCCCTGATCGGGGTGGAGTTGGTCGCGCAGCAGCGCGAACAGGCTGGATTTGCCGCTGCCGTTGGCACCGGTGAGGCCGACCTTCCAGCCGGGGTGGATCTGCAGGCTGGCGCCTTCGATCAGGATTTTGGCGCCACGAGCGAGGCGCAGGTTGCGAAGGCTGATCACGAACGTAAACGCGGCCGGGCGGCCGCGGAGTCATGTAAAGGCGCTATTCTACGCCCCAGTCACTCTACGCCCCAGCCACTACGCTCCAGCCGTATCGCCCCCGGAAACCGCGCGCATGTCCAGCTCTCACACGCCGACTCCAACCCGCCCCGCCCCTTCCGCCCGCTTGCCTCCCTGTCGGCGGCCGCCCAGCGTCCGCCCGCCGCACGGAACAGGCCGGCGCGGCCCGCTGTTCACCGCCCCTGCCGGGCAAGGCCCGGGGGATGATGCTCGCCCTCCTGATCGTGCTGGCGGGCGTCGCCGCCCTGCCGGACGCCGCCCGCGCCCAGCCGACGACAGCACGTCCGCCGGGTGACGACAGCGCCCGCATCGCCGAACTCGAAGCCGAAGGCAAGGCCTTGCGCGCCCAGGCCGAAGCCACCTATCGCGCCGCGGAGGCGGCCTGCCACGAGCGCTTCCTGGTCAATCGCTGCATCGACCTGGCCAAAAAGGAACGCCTCGACACCATCACCCGCGCGCGCGGACTGGAAGCCGAAGCGCGCCGCCTCGATCTGGCCGAACGCCAGCGCGCCGCCGACGCCGCCCGCGCACGCGCGATCGACGCGCCGCCAGCCGAGCTCCCGCCGGCACAGGTCCTGCCCGTAGCCCCGGACCTGCCACAGCTACCAGCAACACCGGAAACCCCGGCAGCGGAAGCCCCCGCGCCCTCCGCTTCCGACTCCGCCCCCCCGGAGACCGCCCCCGACGCTGCGCGCATCCGCGCCGAACGCGAAGCCGCCAGCCGCGCCGCGCAGGACGAAACGGAGCGCGCGCGCGCCGCGCGTGACGCCGAACGCGCCGCCGAACGGCGACAGGCGGAGGACGCTGCCGCCGAGCGCGCCGCCCAGGCCGAGCGCGACCGCGCGCGCTACGACGAGCGTCTGCGCAAGTACGAGGAAGAGCAGGCCGGCAGGAAGTAAGGCCGGCCCCGTAAGCGCGGCGTGCCCACCCCGGCCGCCGGACCCAGGCCGCGGACGTCAGGTGCGCGCCACGCCCCCCTGCCGCGCCCACGCCAGCGCATCCTCGAGCCGGTCGTTGCCCCAGAACAACTCGTCGCCGACCCGAAAGCTGGGCGCCCCGAACAGGCCAAGCTCGGCGGCGCGCTCGGTCTGGCAGCGCAGGGCGAGCTTATTGGCGTCGCTCTGCGCGCGCGCGAGCAGCTCGGCGGCCGGCAGGCCGAGGCCGTCGAGGATCGCCCCGATCACCGCTGGCTCGCCGATCTCGCGGTCTTCGGCGAAGTTGGCGCTCATCACCGCGCGCGCGAACGGCCCCACCCAGCCTTCATGGGCGCCGAGCAGCGCCACCCGCGCGGCGAGCAGGCCGTTGCGCGGAAAGCGGCTGGGGTGGTGGAAAGGCAGCCCCTGCTTTGCGGCGAGGCGCTCGAGATCGCGCCACATGTAGCGTCCCTTGGGCGGATAGATGTTGAACGGCGAGTCGTTCCAGCCCAGCGCCATGAACACCGGGCCGAGCAGAAAGGGGCGCCACTCGATGTCCACCCCGGCGGCCTGCGCCGCCGCTTCGATGCGCATCACGGACAGGTAGGAATAGGTGCTGGCGAACTCGAACCAGAACTCGACGACCGGACGGGACATGGGCACGGCTCCACAACAGGAACGCCGCCACTATAGAGCATCGGCCCCGGGCGCGCGCCGCCCGGGAACAGCGGCGCGGCTCAGGCCGGCCGGTTCGCCACCCAGATCCCGGTGCCGACCAATGCCAGGGCAGCGAACACCGCCGGAGTGAGCGGCTCGCCGAGGAACACGCCGCCGGCCAGCACCCCCATCACCGGGGTCAGGAAGGAAAACGACGACAGGCGCGTCGCCGGGTACTCCCGCACCAGCCAGAACCAGGCGAGGTAGGACGCCCCGGCGACGATCACGGTCTGGAACAGCAGGCCCGCCCACACCAGCGGGGTCGGCGCGAACACGCCGGGTTCGCCGAGGGCGTACGACAGCGGCGGCAGGGCCAGCGCCGAGACGCCGAGCTGGTAAAGCAAGGTCTTCTCCACCGAGGCCCGCGCCAGCGCGCTGGCCTTCACCGTCAGCGTCGTCGCCGCCCACAGCAGCGCGGCGACGACGATCATCAGGTCGCCCATCCAGGCATCGCCCGCCGGCACGAACAGGTGCTCAGCGAACAGCACGACGACCCCGGAAAACGCCATCGCCATTCCCGCCCACTGGGCGCGGCGCATGTGCTCGTGCGGCAGCAGCCAGACCGCGCCGAGAGCGACGAAGAAGGGCGCGGTGTACAGGAAGATCACCCCGCGCGAAGCCGAGGTGAGCTGCAGGCCGAGAAAGATCAGTGCAAATTCGGCCGCGAACAGCAGCCCGGCGAACAGCCCCGGCAGCAGCGTGCGGTCGCGCCCGAACAGCCTGACACCGCGCAGCGCCGCCCAGCCGAACACGATCGCCGTGGCGCCGAGCGAGCGCACGCCGGCCTGCCACACCGGCGAAATGCCGACGCTGGTGAGCTTGATCGCCACCTGCTGCAGCCCCCAGATCGTGCACAGCAACGCCATCAGGCCGATCGCCAGGCGGTCGAGTTCGTGCTTGGGCATCGGGCTCACTTCGCCTCTTCGCCACGCCCGGCGCGTTCGCCGGAGACTTCTTCCGCGATCGGATCGAGGGCGACGCCGGCGGCGTCCTCCTCCCGGCGCTCCTCGTCGATCCCGGCATCGCCGGCCACGGTCCGGGCGGGCGCGGCTCCGCCTTCCTCACGTTCGCCGCCTTCGTCGCCTTCGCCGTCTTCCTCGTATCCGCCGTCTTCGCCCTCGGCACCGATCCCGCCGCCCATCGCCGCGCCGGCGGCGATCGTGGCGGCCCCTGCGGCAGCGGCCGCCGCCCGCGATGCGGCCGCGCCCTCCCGCCGCTCATCGGCGCCGGGCCTGCCATCGGGCTCGGAAGCGGAGCCTTCGCCCACCACCTGCAAGGCCTCGATGCGCTGCGGGAAAGGCGCGTGCGACGGCGCCGAAGACAGCTTTTCGTAGCCGGCGGAGAGGTGTTCGGAGAGCGCCCTGTAGGAGTCCGCCATCGACACGAACAGGGTCGCGGTCTGGTCGAAATGCGCCGCGACCTCCGCGCGGTAGCGGTCGACTTCGTCCTGCTGCCGGCCCAGCTCGGCTTCCAGCTCGTCGATACGCGCCTTCCCGGCGCCGAAGCGGCGGCCGACAAAAAAGCCGATCAGGGCCGCGACGATGACGGCGGAAATGGCGAGCAGCCAGGCGGTCTGTGGGGTCATGGTCTGGTCCTCCTTGCGTTCAATCGATCACCGTCACCTCGAGCGGTGCGGGAAACTGCAGCCGCGCGCGCAGCGCGCGGGTCACTTCGATGCGGCCGTCCTCGCCCACCCGCAGGCCGTGCTCGATGCCGTAGCGGCGCAGGTAGTCGCGCCAGGCGCCGCCGGCGAGGTAGGCGGGCTTGCTCGGCGCGTCCGACAGCGTACCCGCGCCGGGACGCGGCGTGACCAGGATGGTCAACGACTGGGTGCCGTGCGCCGGCTGGCCGCTGCGCGGATCGAGGAGGTGGGCGTAGCGTTCGCCGTCGAGCTCGAAATAGCGCTGATAGTCGCCCGACGTGCCGACCGCTTCGCCGTCGTACAGCGGCAGGGTGGCGAGCGGCGCCGGCGCGCGCGGGTGCTGGATGCCGATCCGCCACGGCTGGCCGCCCTTGTCGCCGAGCGCCATGACGTTGCCGCCGATGTTGATCAGCGCATTGTTCACCCCTCGTTCGCGCAGGATCGCCGCGGCGCGGTCGAGCGCGTAGCCCTTGGCGTAGCCGCCGAGGTCGAGCTGCACCGCGCGGTTGCGGCTTGCCACCCGGTTGCCGTCGATGACCAGGTCGGCCATCTGCGGGCGGGCCGCGAGCAGCGCCTGCAGCGCCGCCGGATCGGGCCGCCGGGGCACGAAGGTGTCGGTGTGAAACCCCCACAACGCGACCAGGGCGCCGAGCGCGGGGTTGAACAGCTCGTCGCCGGTGGCGGCGATGCGCTGGGCATCGCCGAGCATCGCGGCGAGTTCATCGGACACGGTGGCCGGCTCGCCGCGCGCGATCGCCTCGTTGAGCGCGGTCAGCCCGGACGGCTCCCAGGCGTGATAGGCGCGGTGGAGGCGGTCGAACTCGCGCAGCACCACTGCGGCCGCGGCGTCGGCCTGGGCCTGGTCGGCGCCGTAGACGGCAACATCGACGCGGGTG
The window above is part of the Thauera aromatica K172 genome. Proteins encoded here:
- a CDS encoding ATP-binding cassette domain-containing protein translates to MISLRNLRLARGAKILIEGASLQIHPGWKVGLTGANGSGKSSLFALLRDQLHPDQGDLDLPPGWVIAHVAQETPGLAQAAIDYVLDGDAELRRIEAELAAAEAAHDGSHIGELHARLHEIGGYSARARAAALLDGLGFLQSDIERPVADFSGGWRMRLNLAQALMCRSDLLLLDEPTNHLDLDAVIWLEAWLRDYRGTLLLISHDREFLDACVSHIAHIEQQKLALYSGGYSDFERQRGERLLQQQAMFDKQQREIAHMEDYIRRFRAKATKARQAQSRIKALERMERIAAAHVDTPFSFAFRDAPPAPDPLLQIEDGVVGYGDKTVLERITLTLRPGERVGLLGRNGAGKSTLIKLLADELQLARGRRLEGKGLATGYFAQHQLETLRPDESALQHMVRLDPQTREQELRDYLGGFDFRGDGVGGTSTPATTPCGPFSGGEKSRLALALLIWQRPNLLLLDEPTNHLDLEMRHALTMALQDYEGAMVLVSHDRALLRATCDRFLLVDGGRIQPFDGDLDDYRDWLATRRAEITAAAGCPDQAADKAARKADRAQAAAERQARLVARRPLVKEVEQIDKRLAAWNKEKAELDAKLADPALYTGPQASEVPALHKRQAELAARIEDAELRWLELHEALEAIPVE
- a CDS encoding 2-hydroxychromene-2-carboxylate isomerase, with product MSRPVVEFWFEFASTYSYLSVMRIEAAAQAAGVDIEWRPFLLGPVFMALGWNDSPFNIYPPKGRYMWRDLERLAAKQGLPFHHPSRFPRNGLLAARVALLGAHEGWVGPFARAVMSANFAEDREIGEPAVIGAILDGLGLPAAELLARAQSDANKLALRCQTERAAELGLFGAPSFRVGDELFWGNDRLEDALAWARQGGVART
- a CDS encoding YhcB family protein, whose translation is MTPQTAWLLAISAVIVAALIGFFVGRRFGAGKARIDELEAELGRQQDEVDRYRAEVAAHFDQTATLFVSMADSYRALSEHLSAGYEKLSSAPSHAPFPQRIEALQVVGEGSASEPDGRPGADERREGAAASRAAAAAAGAATIAAGAAMGGGIGAEGEDGGYEEDGEGDEGGEREEGGAAPARTVAGDAGIDEERREEDAAGVALDPIAEEVSGERAGRGEEAK
- a CDS encoding FAD:protein FMN transferase produces the protein MFRLLALLVAALALGACSRPQVFHHEAFVFGTRVDVAVYGADQAQADAAAAVVLREFDRLHRAYHAWEPSGLTALNEAIARGEPATVSDELAAMLGDAQRIAATGDELFNPALGALVALWGFHTDTFVPRRPDPAALQALLAARPQMADLVIDGNRVASRNRAVQLDLGGYAKGYALDRAAAILRERGVNNALINIGGNVMALGDKGGQPWRIGIQHPRAPAPLATLPLYDGEAVGTSGDYQRYFELDGERYAHLLDPRSGQPAHGTQSLTILVTPRPGAGTLSDAPSKPAYLAGGAWRDYLRRYGIEHGLRVGEDGRIEVTRALRARLQFPAPLEVTVID
- a CDS encoding DMT family transporter; amino-acid sequence: MPKHELDRLAIGLMALLCTIWGLQQVAIKLTSVGISPVWQAGVRSLGATAIVFGWAALRGVRLFGRDRTLLPGLFAGLLFAAEFALIFLGLQLTSASRGVIFLYTAPFFVALGAVWLLPHEHMRRAQWAGMAMAFSGVVVLFAEHLFVPAGDAWMGDLMIVVAALLWAATTLTVKASALARASVEKTLLYQLGVSALALPPLSYALGEPGVFAPTPLVWAGLLFQTVIVAGASYLAWFWLVREYPATRLSSFSFLTPVMGVLAGGVFLGEPLTPAVFAALALVGTGIWVANRPA